One Mus musculus strain C57BL/6J chromosome X, GRCm38.p6 C57BL/6J DNA window includes the following coding sequences:
- the Agtr2 gene encoding type-2 angiotensin II receptor, translated as MKDNFSFAATSRNITSSRPFDNLNATGTNESAFNCSHKPSDKHLEAIPVLYYMIFVIGFAVNIVVVSLFCCQKGPKKVSSIYIFNLALADLLLLATLPLWATYYSYRYDWLFGPVMCKVFGSFLTLNMFASIFFITCMSVDRYQSVIYPFLSQRRNPWQASYVVPLVWCMACLSSLPTFYFRDVRTIEYLGVNACIMAFPPEKYAQWSAGIALMKNILGFIIPLIFIATCYFGIRKHLLKTNSYGKNRITRDQVLKMAAAVVLAFIICWLPFHVLTFLDALTWMGIINSCEVIAVIDLALPFAILLGFTNSCVNPFLYCFVGNRFQQKLRSVFRVPITWLQGKRETMSCRKGSSLREMDTFVS; from the coding sequence ATGAAGGACAACTTCAGTTTTGCTGCCACCAGCAGAAACATTACCAGCAGCCGTCCTTTTGATAATCTCAACGCAACTGGCACCAATGAGTCCGCCTTTAATTGCTCACACAAACCATCAGATAAGCATTTGGAAGCAATTCCTGTTCTCTACTAcatgatttttgtgattgggtttgcTGTTAATATTGTTGTGGTCTCACTGTTTTGTTGTCAAAAGGGCCCTAAAAAGGTGTCCAGCATTTACATCTTCAATCTGGCCTTGGCTGACTTACTCCTTTTGGCTACCCTCCCTCTCTGGGCAACCTATTACTCTTATAGATATGATTGGCTTTTTGGACCTGTGATGTGCAAAGTGTTTGGTTCTTTTCTGACTCTGAACATGTTTGCAAGCATTTTTTTTATTACCTGCATGAGTGTCGATAGGTACCAATCGGTCATCTACCCTTTTCTGTCTCAAAGAAGGAATCCCTGGCAAGCATCTTATGTAGTTCCCCTTGTTTGGTGTATGGCTTGTCTATCCTCATTGCCAACATTTTATTTCCGGGATGTCAGAACCATTGAATACTTAGGTGTGAATGCTTGTATTATGGCTTTCCCACCCGAGAAATATGCTCAGTGGTCTGCTGGGATTGCCTTAATGAAAAATATTCTTGGCTTTATTATTCCTTTAATATTCATAGCAACGTGTTACTTTGGAATCAGAAAACATCTGCTGAAGACTAATAGCTATGGGAAGAACAGAATTACCCGTGACCAAGTCCTGAAGATGGCAGCTGCTGTTGTGTTGGCATTCATCATTTGCTGGCTTCCCTTCCATGTTCTGACCTTCTTGGATGCTCTGACCTGGATGGGTATCATTAATAGCTGTGAAGTTATAGCAGTCATTGACCTGGCACTTCCTTTTGCCATCCTCCTGGGATTCACCAACAGCTGTGTTAATCCCTTCCTGTATTGTTTTGTTGGAAACCGCTTCCAACAGAAGCTCCGCAGTGTGTTTAGAGTTCCCATTACTTGGCTCCAAGGCAAGAGAGAGACTATGTCTTGCAGAAAAGGCAGTTCTCTTAGAGAAATGGACACCTTTGTGTCTTAA